CCGGTCGCTGCCGCCGCCGGGTGCCTCCCGCGCCTCAGCCCTGGCTGCGGCTTCCGGCTCCGGCGCGCGGGCGGCAGCGGAGGGCGCGGGCCGCGGTTTGTGCCAGCGGCGGTGCGAGGCCAGGTTGGCCGGGCAGCTGAAGACCTTGGCGCACTCGGGGCAGCGGTACTCCACACGCACGATGCGCGAGCACTTGTGCTGCGCCAGCGCGAACGGGTCGGCGTACTCCTCCTTGCACAGCTGGCAGATGAACTCGCCCAGCGGCCGCGCCGCGCCCCCCGCGCGGCCGCGCGGCGCCTCCACCGGGCCCTCCTTGATCTTGAGCCCCAGCACGGGCGACGTGGTCACCTCGTCCTCGAAGTGCAGCTTGCGGATGGCCTTGGGCTTGGCTGCCTGGCCTTGATCACCTTGGCGGGCGgctcggcggcggcggcggcggcggcggggggcgggggccgCTTTCCCTGGGCCGCAGGGCGCGCGGGCAGTAGACCGGGGCTGGGCCGCGGGTCGTCTTCGCCAGCCGAGAACGCGGTGCCCATCTTGAGCTCGGCTGCGCGGCGACAGCGCCGCCGCAGGTGCCGCTGCCGCCCGTCTGGTTGCGCTGCCGCCGGCGCCCCCTCCGAGCAGCGCGCGAGTGGAAGGTGGGGAAGGATTCCGGCCGAGACCGGCGAGCCCAGGTTGAAGCTGCGTTCAGCGCAGCTCGTGCTCAGGCCTGCACGGGCCGCGGGCCAGAGCGGCGCGGTGCGCGGCCTCGGGTTGCCGAAGTGATAGCGGCCCGCGTGGGCCTGGCGGGTGGTGGCGTGGCCCAGGCGCGCAGGCGAGCGGAGTGGCGAGCGCTGCATGTATATACCTGGCGGCGGCGGCTGCAGTGTCTGGCGTCTGGCTCGGCGCTGGCCTTCGAGCAGCGGCGTCCCCGCAGCCAGGCGAGAGCAGCATATCGGGCGGTCACCGCCAACCTGCCGCCAAGTGGACCCGGTAGGACACGGGCGTGGACTTCTTACTGCGCTTCACCAGGAAGCCGCGGGGCATGTTGGCGCGGCCCGAGGGCACGGCAGTGGCTCGGTCTGCCCTCTGCGCTCGGCCCCGGCGGCCCTCAGTGCCCCCGGCCCATTGCCCGGGCGCGGCGGCTGCGGGACTCGCGTGACGCCGGCGGCGACTCGGCCCAGCTCTGCGCCCTGCACGCGCGTCCCTGTCCCCGGGCCCGGCAGCCGCTCCCTTTTAACGGGGGGAGGGGGCCATTGTTCTCGCCTCCCGCTTCCCCCGGAGCCAATCAGCGCGCCCGCAGCTCCTCGGCCTGGCAGGGTGGGAGGGCGATGGGGCGGCCAAAAGGGGGCCGGGACTCGGGGGTCGCCCGGTAGGTGCGGCAGATGTACCTGAGGGCGCGGGGCCCCCGCGCGCGCCCCTCGGCCGCCCCGCCCGGCGCCGCCGCCCCGCCCGGCCCAGGCACACGCCCGGCCCCGCCTCCCTTCACGGTCTGCTGCTTCTCTATGGGGAGGCGCACGTGCCTGGGCTTTGTGTCTCTCCTACGGGGGGCGCGGAGCCGCCAAATGGGCCCGTCCATCAGCGCGACAATGCACGCCCCCCTCCCGCGCGGGGATTACCCGCGGGTCGCGAGCAAAATAGCAACAAAGGAGAAGAATGGCCCCAAATATGTCAGGAGGGTACAATCCGCGAGCCGGAGCCTAGGGGGAAGTTGTGGGCGCTGattgggtgggggcgggggcgcgCCGGGGCGGTGCGTGGGAGAGCGGGGCGTCAGCTATCAGGGCGTCCGCGGAGGCGCAGTGGCTCCGCGTGGTGTTtgggaaataaacaaaaatccgAGAGAGCAGCGGGGTCCCGACGGCCAAGAGCCTCCGCCAGGACCTCGGACGGATGGGCCGCTGGACCCAAGAGGCCAAGCAAAAGGGTTCCCCGGTGTTCCGAGTGTCGACAGGGGACCCAGCCTTGTCGCAGTGGCCGAGGGCGATGTTTGTGTTCACTGCCTCCGCGCGCCCACGGGCTGGGAAGGTTTCTTTTTGAGTTTGAGAAGGAATTGACGCGGCCTTCTCAGTCTCTAGAAAGCGCGGGATTGGAGCGCGGGGCGGGCTGGGCTGGGTTCCCAAAGGAACGTGAATTTCTGAACTTTTGGGTTCTTGGAGGCTCGGGAATGGCCGCTTTGGCGGGGCCCGGCCCAGGCCGCCCGGAGCCTCCGCGTGGTCCAGGGCTGGGTTAATCCGGGTGGAGTTGGCAGAAGCCCGAAACGCGCGGTCGGCCTCGTGCGCCCCAGTGAAGTTGGTTTCCTCCTCCCCGCGCGGCCTCATGCATTTTCATTCCGAGCGGGCATTTTGTTTGCCGGTTGACATCAGATGCTAAATCAAGAGCTCCAATCAAGGCGCTGCGGAATAAAGGGGCCGCCTGTCTGGGCGCAGCCCCCACGGAGCCGTGCCCCCTTCACCTTTGTGAAGGAAATTAACCTCCCGCTATTGAGCTCCGGTCGCGGCCAATCTGGACGCAAAAGAGACGCGTGCTGGACGGGGGGAGGGGGGGCAATCTGTCCTCTGAGGCAGGCTGAGGCCTCGGAGAGGACAAGCCGCCTCCCCTGTGCCACCAGGAAAAGACAACAGCGAagactccccccacccccaccggcACCTCCGCTGCCGTTCCGTTTGGACCCAGACTGGGCCGCCTGCCTCCATCCTCTGTCCAGCCCAGCCCCGAGGAAACACAAAAGGCAGAATCTCCGGGGGACAGGGCAGAGAACCCCACGAGTGCGTAGTGACCCTGATCGTCCAACACTGGGGAACAAATAGCCAAGCCATATAAAATGTCACACACTCTGAGGAAAATGTCACTTTattgaaagagaaggaaacattttTCTGCAAAGCTCTATATACCAGACAGATTTTGCTGAGTTTTACTTATGCTTAATTCCACTGAAGGTATTTAATTGTTTTGGATTTTCCCTCTGAAAATACCCTGGCGTAGaaattaaacatgtaaaaatagaGTCCACATGAGTCATAAGTTGTGATGGGGACAGTTGTTAGGCTTTGTTAATTAAGGGGTTAATCAAGTTGCTTAATCAAGGGAAAGATAAttgataattttatgtttgtaatattttaacCCACACACTGAAAAGGGAAGAATGCATATagtgaaatatattttgacaAGTCTCAGCCTAGTTTTAAAAATGCTGTGGTGAGTGCTAGTCTCCCCAAAAGTTAGAAATCTTAAAATGAGtttatctaaaatttataaacatatttctaTCTTAAAGTAACTGATGTTATTTCCTTGCTCTTTTGAGCGCTGATTAATAGTGCTGATGAAATTAGAAGTGGGAAAAGGATTCCGAGACAGCTTtggccaattttattttctaatcacGAATCCCATCTGGATTGGAGAATAGTACAGGGCGGGGGCTCGGCCTGCTACATTCGGTCTTGCATATGTAACACTCCTTCTATTCAACAGATAACAGAGAGTTAGTCACCTTgtgaatcctttaaaaataacaacactcATAATTGTAAATAAGCCGTGGGGATGGGGAACCGGTACCGctaccaacaaaaaaataaaacaactcttGCCTGAGTGAATACAAACAGGGCTCTGAATTTAGCCAAGGGAATCTATTGAACGCTACTGAGATACTGAGATTCAATGAAtccgtttctttttctttatttgtggCTTCTAGTCTTGCCAGCCTAAATGAAATCTGCTTCAGACGGGTCagtcaaaataaatggaaacttgAAAGGTACTAGTATTGAAAACTAATTTCACCACCTGGGACTGGGAAGGAATTGGGCTGCCCGTGCGCGCAAGCACACACCAGCGACCTCCAAGCAGGTGTAGCCCAGCCTGGGTCGTGGATCGCAGCCGCCTTCTGCGTGATTTTCTCAGAACCTGTGTGCCCTCATGGATGGGAACATCGGGTCGAGATACTTGTCTTCGCTTGAGAAGAGCAAAGCGCCACCACACTGCGCCCCTGACGCCGGCCTCAGCGCACGCGAGTCGGAGAAGGGGCCGCGTGAAGTTAAGTTGGGGGAAAGAGCGTGGATTTGCCCCCCTCCAGGGGGACTTCGCCAAAGTCAGTGAGCATAGGATCCAAGGCAGATCACCTAAGTGTCCTTCCCGGGCTTTAGGCGACTCCTCCCCTTCCTTCGGGGTTCTGGCCAGCGCTTTGGAAAAATCCCGGGCCTCTGCATTTCTTGCCCTTACGGACCCCGCGGTGGGTTCTTCCTCTGACCACTGCGGAGCCCGAGGCCACAGGCGCTGCAATGTCTCCTATCCTGGTGTGCGGGGGTGCCGTCGGGGCGCGCACCCGCGTTCACTGTGACCCTCACCACAGCTGGAAATCAAAGTCAAGGCAACCGGGAGTTTGTAGAAAGCGCGAAGCTTGGAAATAAGAGCAGAAGCGGGGAACTTCTACGGAGGAGTTGGCTCCTTGGGGTGTCTAGAACAGGCCGCCCTGGCCTCACGGGAGGAGCCGGGCCCGCATTCTCACCCCACAGCGGGTAGCGCGTTTGGAGACGTCGGCGTTCAGGGGGGAGTTGTCAGCGCCCCCCATCCCCACTCTGCTGCAGACTTCTCTTCTGGCTTCACAGAAGCCCCCACTCCTGGCCCTCAGTCCCCGGAGCCACAACCGGGCAGGAACCGTACGTTGCCGCTGCAGTGCCCGCCGCCCGGAGGGACCAGCGCCTCCCTGCGCCTGGCGCGCCCGACCCGAGCTGGTGAGAGGCTTTGTATTTGCAGGAATGAGGGGTTGTTGTGTCAGTCCCAGGGGCACGCGAGAGACACGCGCAGCCCGTctgcccgccaccccgcccggcccggCCCCAGGCACCTTCCGGGCCTCCCGCCCGCGGGCCGTTGCCTTTGTTCCGCGCATTAGCATAAAGCTGCCAGGGATCTCCCGTTTAAATAATTCCACACAAAAGGAGAGTGCATGAAAGAGAGCGAACAAGGGACGATCCGCGAGGCTGCGCCGTGCGCCCTCGCGGGGAGGGACCGCGCTCAAGTATTTCCCTCCCCTCGAGTTTCAAGTGCCCCCTGGCAATCTGCTGCGCGCCCATTATTCGGCCGGGGACCGACGGCGTGACTGGCCGCCTCTTTTATCCCCCCGAGAGTACCGTCGGGGCCACTGCACGCTCC
This is a stretch of genomic DNA from Papio anubis isolate 15944 chromosome 16, Panubis1.0, whole genome shotgun sequence. It encodes these proteins:
- the INSM1 gene encoding LOW QUALITY PROTEIN: insulinoma-associated protein 1 (The sequence of the model RefSeq protein was modified relative to this genomic sequence to represent the inferred CDS: inserted 3 bases in 3 codons; deleted 3 bases in 2 codons; substituted 1 base at 1 genomic stop codon), translating into MPRGFLVKRSKKSTPVSYRVHLAAGWRXPPDMLLSPGCGDAAARRPAPSQTPDTAAAAARYIHAALATPLACAPGPRHHPPGPRGPLHFGNPRPRTAPLWPAARAGLSTSCAERSFNLGSPVSAGPSPPSTRALLGGGAGGSATXTGGSGTCGGXCRRAAELKMGTAFSAGEDDPRPSPGLLPARPAAQGKRPPPPAAAAAAAEPPAKVIKAXAAKPKAIRKLHFEDEVTTSPVLGLKIKEGPVEAPRGRAGGAARPLGEFICQLCKEEYADPFALAQHKCSRIVRVEYRCPECAKVFSCPANLASHRRWHKPRPAPSAAARAPEPEAAARAEAREAPGGGSDRDTPSPGGVSESGSEDGLYECHHCAKKFRRQAYLRKHLLAHHQALQAKGAPPAPPAEDLLALYPGPDEKAPQEAAGDGEAAGVLGLSASAECHLCPVCGESFPSKGAQERHLRLLHAAQVFPCKYCPATFYSSPGLTRHINKCHPSENRQVILLQVPVRPAC